In Desulfovibrio sp. 86, the following proteins share a genomic window:
- a CDS encoding VCBS domain-containing protein, which translates to MDGSDLPGETYYYLHYDGTSSHGHVHHLGANHPNNGRPVDTDFVINGQLHVDDPDLSDRPTPGSDVSDKYTYEKPTVSFPAAAENDGANIGDISGPALGSDGSSVYTINGYGTLTLWPDGKYTFEPLKDGDALGAPINNLAIGESVVITVPVTVIGSGTNHDGETTKDNLVITINGTNDAPVVTSETSGSVSVTYTNSLTGNTVTSKFTFDQRDGHAVVVDSDEMAHWDRTNGGNLTVNGSLQSQSIVKDVDHGDQSRLVFFAVDGETGAGEAQGNLVQEIVGKYGTLIIQRDGSYQYTLDKYGANYKDLVAGDSKAITEEIFDVYVRDPHHATSEEPIKLVIKVAGPDADHGGGGGSGTPVPNPDPGEGGGTHPGTGLDNQHNSVKEDAKYAATGKVGGDDYYDAGLKLTGFTSSDSGDTSTRATDNMIVTKYGTITLKPDGSYTYTLNNDHPDVQKLREEDHIVQKFTVTDKDGTSKVIEITVNGTNDLPFVVSSSDGSLTQQPGGTWTNTTTTGNFEAKDLDMVEGQNLILKGDSVTSTGTDTYTVQGQYGVYTITKTVVNGNSHFEYTYTLDPAYQNVNLGGKVEDSVTIQISDGKASTNHTLNVGLDAKNDAPIITTADDLVVTEDSKVISDTNTVSATDPDTPFPGSDADKLLYSVANADGSGEGSMVVGKYGVLVMGADGSYYFKLNNANPEVQALNGADPNDPSSKPESISEKFRVIVRDDKGGVTYKEITVDIQGTDDVPTLYLYGVDGSLAATGPAGSGALLVVKEKQGGTDADYTVHGKAQGYDTDAADYDHLKYSIKDGGTNATDVKIFAIKTASGWEVTSNSTPGAVEMGSLSIDDKTGLYTFKGKPDGIAKLGVGEELHIPGTVVVQDTHGNESTADLNINIMGTNTTPIIVDFTGDKHPDYTADPLNKNDFDFAQSSDDKYTALTGEVVTLDADGDATQVFIRTNDPLLGDLNVTELHGKYGKLTLTTGAGGKTYYEYTVTNPNAIKALGEGKTDQDTFNLVVRDPYGAEGTGSLVIDIIGANDAPVITVNGADSTITVTDPDKGDTHTLTISVGGTEHALVVDPSDSTRFTCDLPEGTLTLLYEQASNGEKQWKYTFEPDPSKAGSIPSNKYKEFDFSVKVTDQHGASDTSGDVTIRYAGTNHAPEGHDVTLPVILSGVIPAGNEIQFDTNPLSFKDQDGDHLSYVFTDSHGAEVAVSGSSTIIAGEFGTLELITNSAGDGYEYKYTMSDDTAVLKKLAAMYANGEDVKDEFQYKVNDGVWTNSDSGKVEVHLNGGHASGPFGDESATSPQVIFGGGGDDVLHGGSGNDILSGGDGNDMLYGGLGDDTLFGGAGNDYLDGGPGSNELYGGAGNDVLVFNASNTVMDGGTGIDMMIGADKDTLDSLFANPAANPVKNVEIFVTDGGNGLTSVSGLESHGVVLNGEKIELSSDWSQNASQTPGSMSGDYIAFTSDNMTILVAKSALADGNV; encoded by the coding sequence GTGGACGGCTCGGACCTGCCCGGCGAGACCTACTACTATCTGCATTATGACGGCACGAGCAGCCACGGACATGTGCACCACCTTGGCGCGAACCACCCCAACAACGGAAGGCCAGTTGATACAGATTTTGTGATCAATGGGCAACTCCACGTGGACGATCCGGACTTGTCAGACAGGCCGACGCCTGGTTCAGACGTTTCTGATAAGTATACGTATGAAAAACCCACTGTGAGTTTTCCCGCAGCGGCTGAAAACGACGGTGCGAACATCGGCGACATCAGTGGCCCTGCTCTTGGCAGCGACGGTTCCTCCGTATACACCATCAACGGCTACGGCACTCTCACGCTCTGGCCCGATGGAAAGTACACGTTTGAACCCCTCAAGGACGGTGATGCCCTTGGTGCGCCCATAAACAACCTTGCCATTGGAGAATCCGTGGTCATAACCGTGCCTGTCACCGTAATCGGTTCGGGTACAAATCACGATGGCGAAACGACCAAAGACAATCTGGTGATCACCATCAATGGCACCAATGACGCTCCGGTGGTGACGTCAGAAACATCCGGCAGCGTTTCTGTGACCTACACCAACAGTCTCACCGGAAATACCGTCACCTCCAAGTTCACGTTTGACCAGAGGGATGGCCATGCCGTTGTTGTGGACAGCGACGAAATGGCCCATTGGGATAGGACAAATGGTGGGAATCTTACGGTAAACGGTTCGCTCCAATCGCAAAGTATCGTCAAGGACGTCGACCACGGCGATCAGAGCAGACTCGTCTTTTTTGCCGTTGATGGCGAAACTGGCGCTGGAGAGGCCCAGGGCAACCTGGTGCAGGAGATTGTCGGCAAATACGGCACGCTTATTATCCAGCGCGATGGTTCGTACCAGTATACTCTGGACAAGTACGGCGCTAACTACAAAGACCTTGTCGCCGGAGACTCTAAAGCCATTACGGAAGAAATCTTTGATGTCTATGTGCGCGACCCCCACCATGCCACGTCTGAAGAACCCATCAAGCTTGTCATCAAGGTTGCCGGTCCTGATGCGGACCACGGTGGCGGTGGCGGTTCGGGAACCCCTGTTCCCAACCCCGACCCGGGCGAAGGCGGCGGTACGCACCCGGGTACGGGTCTGGATAATCAGCACAACTCCGTCAAGGAAGATGCTAAATATGCTGCTACTGGCAAGGTGGGCGGCGACGACTACTATGATGCCGGCCTCAAGCTGACGGGCTTTACGTCCTCTGATAGCGGAGACACAAGCACCAGGGCCACTGACAATATGATTGTCACCAAGTACGGCACCATCACTCTCAAGCCGGATGGCAGTTATACCTACACCCTAAATAACGACCATCCTGACGTGCAGAAGCTTCGCGAAGAAGACCATATCGTGCAGAAATTCACGGTTACCGACAAAGACGGCACTTCAAAGGTCATTGAGATCACCGTAAATGGCACCAATGATCTGCCCTTTGTGGTGAGTTCGTCCGACGGCAGCCTGACCCAGCAACCTGGCGGCACGTGGACCAATACTACCACGACCGGCAACTTTGAGGCCAAAGACCTCGACATGGTGGAAGGCCAGAACCTTATCCTCAAGGGCGACAGCGTTACGTCCACCGGCACGGATACCTACACGGTTCAGGGCCAGTATGGCGTATACACCATTACAAAGACGGTCGTTAACGGAAACTCGCATTTCGAGTATACGTACACGCTTGATCCCGCCTATCAAAATGTCAACTTGGGGGGGAAGGTAGAGGATTCCGTGACCATCCAGATCAGCGACGGCAAGGCAAGCACGAACCACACGCTTAATGTCGGCCTGGATGCCAAAAACGATGCCCCGATAATCACCACGGCTGACGATCTTGTCGTCACCGAGGATAGTAAGGTCATCAGCGACACAAACACGGTTTCGGCAACCGACCCTGATACGCCTTTCCCCGGAAGCGATGCAGATAAGCTTTTATACAGTGTGGCCAATGCTGACGGCAGCGGCGAAGGGTCCATGGTAGTTGGCAAGTACGGTGTTCTGGTCATGGGCGCTGACGGCAGCTATTACTTCAAGCTGAACAATGCCAACCCGGAAGTTCAGGCGCTGAACGGGGCGGATCCCAACGACCCGTCTTCGAAGCCTGAATCCATTAGTGAAAAATTCAGGGTCATCGTCAGAGATGACAAAGGTGGCGTCACCTACAAGGAAATCACTGTAGACATTCAGGGCACCGACGATGTGCCCACGCTCTACCTCTATGGCGTGGACGGCTCGCTTGCGGCAACCGGCCCTGCCGGGTCTGGCGCATTGCTTGTCGTCAAGGAAAAGCAGGGCGGCACTGACGCTGACTATACCGTGCATGGCAAGGCCCAGGGTTATGATACGGACGCGGCCGACTACGATCACTTGAAGTACAGCATCAAGGATGGCGGCACTAACGCTACTGACGTCAAAATATTCGCCATCAAAACCGCCTCGGGCTGGGAGGTCACCTCAAACTCCACCCCCGGCGCGGTAGAAATGGGGTCCCTGAGTATTGACGACAAGACAGGCCTCTATACCTTCAAGGGCAAGCCTGACGGCATCGCCAAACTTGGCGTCGGAGAAGAGCTTCACATCCCCGGCACCGTTGTGGTTCAGGATACGCACGGCAATGAATCCACGGCCGACCTGAACATCAATATCATGGGCACCAATACCACGCCCATCATTGTTGATTTCACTGGTGATAAACATCCTGACTACACCGCCGATCCTCTGAACAAGAACGATTTTGACTTTGCGCAAAGCAGTGACGACAAATATACGGCACTTACCGGTGAAGTTGTTACGCTTGACGCTGACGGCGATGCCACGCAGGTCTTCATCAGGACGAATGACCCCTTACTTGGCGATCTGAACGTCACCGAGCTGCACGGCAAATATGGCAAGCTGACGCTTACCACGGGTGCCGGCGGCAAAACGTACTATGAATACACGGTAACCAACCCCAACGCCATCAAGGCCCTGGGCGAAGGGAAGACAGACCAGGACACCTTTAACCTTGTTGTGCGCGACCCGTATGGAGCTGAAGGGACAGGAAGCCTCGTCATTGACATTATAGGCGCTAATGACGCGCCTGTAATTACCGTGAATGGCGCGGACAGTACCATCACGGTTACAGATCCGGACAAGGGTGATACGCATACCCTCACCATCAGTGTTGGTGGAACGGAGCATGCTCTTGTGGTGGATCCCAGCGACTCCACGCGCTTTACATGCGACCTTCCTGAAGGAACGCTCACGCTGCTCTATGAACAGGCGAGCAACGGCGAAAAACAGTGGAAGTACACCTTTGAGCCCGATCCTTCCAAGGCAGGCAGCATTCCCTCCAATAAATACAAAGAATTTGATTTCTCGGTGAAGGTGACAGACCAGCATGGGGCCAGTGATACGTCGGGCGATGTGACCATCCGCTACGCGGGTACAAACCATGCGCCTGAGGGTCACGATGTGACGCTGCCCGTGATTCTTAGCGGCGTTATCCCAGCTGGAAATGAGATCCAGTTTGACACAAATCCCTTGTCCTTCAAGGACCAGGACGGCGACCACCTCAGCTATGTATTCACCGACAGCCACGGCGCCGAGGTCGCGGTTTCCGGTTCATCAACTATAATAGCTGGTGAATTTGGCACACTTGAACTTATTACCAACAGCGCCGGCGACGGGTATGAGTACAAGTACACGATGTCCGACGATACGGCCGTGCTGAAAAAGCTGGCCGCAATGTACGCTAATGGCGAGGACGTGAAGGACGAGTTCCAGTACAAGGTCAATGACGGCGTCTGGACGAATAGCGATTCCGGCAAGGTTGAAGTGCATTTGAATGGCGGCCATGCAAGCGGGCCTTTTGGTGATGAAAGCGCAACCAGCCCGCAGGTGATCTTTGGCGGCGGCGGTGATGACGTCCTTCATGGCGGTTCCGGCAATGACATCCTTTCAGGTGGCGACGGCAACGACATGCTTTATGGCGGTCTTGGCGACGACACCCTCTTTGGCGGCGCCGGGAATGACTACCTTGATGGCGGCCCCGGAAGCAACGAACTCTACGGCGGGGCCGGCAACGATGTGCTTGTGTTCAATGCCAGCAATACCGTTATGGACGGCGGCACCGGCATTGATATGATGATAGGCGCGGACAAAGATACGCTCGACAGCCTGTTTGCCAACCCTGCTGCCAATCCCGTTAAGAATGTTGAAATATTTGTGACGGATGGCGGAAATGGCCTGACCAGCGTGTCCGGCCTTGAGAGCCACGGCGTGGTTTTGAACGGTGAAAAAATTGAGCTGTCGTCAGACTGGAGCCAAAACGCCAGCCAGACCCCTGGCAGCATGTCCGGCGACTATATTGCCTTTACCAGCGACAATATGACCATACTCGTTGCCAAATCCGCTCTGGCTGACGGCAACGTGTAA
- a CDS encoding ACT domain-containing protein, with protein sequence MKAEQLSVFLENRAGRLAEVTRTLAEAGINIRALSLADTSDFGILRMIVCDHEKAKTVLKEKGFTLGRTSVVAVEVSDRPGGLDDVLQLVSRNGINVEYMYAFVQRENESAVMIFRFDKVDQAVEVLQANNFTIIPAARLCA encoded by the coding sequence ATGAAAGCAGAACAATTATCCGTTTTTTTGGAAAACAGGGCCGGACGCCTGGCAGAAGTGACCCGCACTCTGGCTGAAGCAGGCATTAATATTCGTGCGTTGTCACTTGCGGACACTTCTGACTTTGGCATCCTGCGCATGATCGTTTGTGACCACGAAAAAGCCAAAACCGTTCTTAAAGAAAAAGGCTTTACTCTCGGCCGCACCAGCGTTGTGGCTGTGGAAGTCTCCGACAGGCCCGGCGGCCTTGATGACGTGCTGCAACTGGTTTCGCGCAACGGCATAAATGTGGAATATATGTATGCCTTTGTCCAACGCGAAAACGAAAGCGCTGTCATGATTTTTCGCTTCGACAAAGTGGATCAGGCGGTTGAGGTGCTTCAGGCAAACAATTTCACCATTATTCCCGCCGCACGCCTCTGCGCCTAA
- a CDS encoding twin-arginine translocase TatA/TatE family subunit: MAGIGVQELLLILVVVFLLFGAKKLPEIGGGLGRAIRNFRRASSEPDEIDITPKNKKPSSTDDDPSHKA; the protein is encoded by the coding sequence ATGGCCGGCATTGGCGTGCAAGAATTGTTGCTCATACTGGTAGTTGTTTTTCTGCTTTTTGGCGCAAAGAAACTGCCCGAAATTGGCGGCGGCCTTGGCAGGGCCATTCGCAACTTCCGCCGGGCCTCTTCCGAGCCTGATGAAATTGACATCACGCCCAAAAATAAAAAGCCTTCTTCCACTGATGACGACCCCAGCCATAAAGCCTGA
- a CDS encoding IS481 family transposase has protein sequence MESFNQNVIKHKTGLLNLAAELGNVSRACRIMGFSRDTFYRYQTARDAGGVEALFEVSRKKPNLKNRVEEATELAVLDFAIAFPAHGQVRASNELRKTGVFVSPSGVRSIWLRHDLASMKQRLNALEKKSAEEGIVLTEAQVQALERKKHDDEACGEIESHHPGYLGSQDTFYVGTIKGVGRIYQQTFVDTYSKWAAAKLYTTKTPITGADLLNDRVLPFFTSMEMGIIRMLTDRGTEYCGRLETHDYQLYLGINNIEHTKAKARHPQTNGICERFHKTILHEFYQVAFRRKLYNSLEELQADLDVWMEHYNIERTHQGKKCCGRTPLQTLLDGKQIWKEKVGQLN, from the coding sequence ATGGAAAGTTTCAATCAAAACGTCATCAAACACAAGACCGGACTTCTCAACCTTGCTGCCGAACTCGGCAATGTCTCCAGAGCCTGCCGCATCATGGGCTTTTCCAGAGATACCTTCTACCGGTATCAAACAGCACGAGACGCCGGAGGCGTTGAAGCGCTGTTTGAGGTCAGCCGCAAAAAGCCCAACCTGAAAAATCGCGTGGAAGAGGCCACGGAACTGGCGGTGTTGGATTTTGCGATAGCCTTCCCTGCTCATGGGCAAGTGCGGGCCAGCAACGAACTGCGCAAAACCGGCGTATTTGTGTCGCCGTCAGGGGTGCGTTCCATCTGGTTGCGCCATGACCTGGCCTCAATGAAGCAGCGCCTGAACGCCCTGGAGAAGAAGTCCGCTGAAGAGGGCATTGTGCTCACCGAAGCCCAGGTACAAGCTCTGGAGCGTAAAAAACACGACGATGAGGCTTGCGGCGAAATAGAAAGCCATCATCCCGGATATCTCGGCAGTCAGGACACATTTTACGTCGGCACCATCAAGGGCGTCGGCCGTATTTATCAGCAAACCTTTGTGGATACCTACTCTAAGTGGGCGGCTGCCAAGCTCTACACTACCAAAACACCCATCACCGGAGCCGACCTGCTCAATGACCGGGTTTTGCCATTCTTCACTTCAATGGAAATGGGCATTATCCGCATGCTGACGGACAGGGGCACAGAGTACTGCGGCAGACTGGAAACGCATGACTACCAGCTTTATCTGGGCATAAACAACATAGAACACACCAAGGCCAAGGCGCGGCATCCGCAGACAAACGGCATCTGCGAACGTTTCCACAAGACCATCCTGCACGAGTTTTACCAGGTTGCCTTCCGGCGGAAACTGTATAACTCTCTGGAGGAACTGCAGGCCGATCTGGATGTCTGGATGGAACATTACAACATCGAAAGGACACATCAAGGGAAAAAGTGTTGCGGCAGAACGCCATTGCAAACACTCCTTGACGGAAAACAGATCTGGAAGGAAAAGGTCGGACAACTCAACTAA
- the glpK gene encoding glycerol kinase GlpK, whose protein sequence is MAAQYILALDQGTTSSRAILFDHNANIVQIAQKEFTQLYPQAGWVEHSPNEIFDSQSHVVRECLRNAQVSGNALAAIGITNQRETTIVWEKSTGAPIYNAIVWQDRRTAAFCDQLRAEGKAKVIQDKTGLVLDAYFSGSKIRWILDTIPGARARAEAGELLFGTVDTWLVWNLSKRGAHVTDPSNASRTLLFNIHTRQWDDELLAIMGVPRAMLPEIAPSSSIMARTHPEFFGHAVPIAGIAGDQQAAAYGNGCMQEGMAKNTYGTGCFLLLNTGEKPCTSQNNLLATVAWQTDRGYSYALEGSVFVAGAAVQWLRDGLGLIKDASELEGLASTVPDNGGVYMVPAFVGMGAPYWDQYARGTIVGLTRGTTRGHIARAVIEAIALQTLDIIDAMKKDTGISLTTLRVDGGASRNNMLMQFQADLTGVVVERPTITETTALGAAYLAGLAVGFWESEEVLAQKWKLDRRFTPAMTEDKKEKMLHQWHRAVARASHWIEEQTPDQAP, encoded by the coding sequence ATGGCTGCACAATACATATTGGCTCTTGATCAGGGCACTACCAGTTCACGGGCAATCCTCTTTGACCACAACGCCAACATCGTTCAGATCGCGCAAAAAGAATTCACGCAACTCTACCCTCAGGCGGGATGGGTAGAACACAGCCCCAATGAAATTTTCGACTCGCAAAGTCACGTCGTTCGCGAATGCCTGCGCAATGCACAGGTAAGCGGCAACGCCCTGGCAGCCATCGGGATCACCAACCAACGCGAAACCACCATTGTTTGGGAAAAATCCACCGGAGCGCCCATCTATAACGCCATAGTCTGGCAAGACCGTCGCACCGCAGCCTTTTGCGACCAGCTGCGCGCCGAAGGAAAAGCCAAGGTTATTCAGGATAAAACCGGTCTTGTCCTTGACGCGTATTTTTCCGGCAGCAAGATACGCTGGATTCTTGATACCATTCCCGGCGCCCGCGCGCGGGCTGAAGCAGGCGAACTTCTGTTCGGCACGGTGGATACATGGCTTGTCTGGAACCTCAGCAAGCGTGGGGCCCATGTCACGGATCCCTCCAACGCCAGCCGCACACTGCTTTTTAACATACATACGCGGCAATGGGATGATGAACTGCTGGCAATTATGGGCGTACCGCGTGCCATGCTGCCCGAAATTGCCCCCTCTTCCAGCATCATGGCACGGACGCATCCTGAATTTTTTGGGCACGCCGTCCCCATTGCCGGCATTGCGGGAGACCAGCAGGCGGCGGCATACGGCAACGGCTGCATGCAAGAAGGCATGGCCAAAAACACCTACGGAACAGGCTGTTTTTTATTGCTGAATACCGGCGAAAAACCATGCACAAGCCAGAACAACCTGCTTGCCACAGTGGCATGGCAAACAGACCGGGGCTATTCATACGCCCTTGAAGGCAGTGTTTTTGTGGCTGGTGCGGCTGTGCAATGGCTCCGGGACGGACTTGGGCTCATCAAAGACGCATCCGAACTGGAAGGATTGGCGTCCACTGTCCCTGATAATGGCGGCGTGTATATGGTTCCGGCATTTGTGGGCATGGGCGCACCCTATTGGGATCAATATGCCAGAGGCACGATTGTCGGCCTGACAAGAGGCACCACAAGAGGCCATATCGCCCGAGCCGTCATTGAGGCCATTGCATTACAGACGCTTGACATTATTGACGCCATGAAAAAAGACACTGGCATCAGCCTTACTACCTTGCGGGTGGACGGCGGCGCCAGCAGAAACAACATGCTCATGCAATTTCAGGCCGACCTCACGGGAGTAGTGGTGGAACGCCCCACCATTACAGAAACAACGGCTCTTGGGGCTGCATATCTGGCGGGGCTTGCTGTGGGCTTTTGGGAAAGTGAAGAGGTCCTTGCCCAAAAATGGAAGCTCGATCGCCGCTTCACGCCCGCAATGACGGAAGATAAAAAAGAAAAAATGCTGCACCAATGGCACCGCGCCGTTGCAAGGGCCTCCCATTGGATAGAGGAACAGACGCCTGACCAAGCGCCATAG